A window of the Fibrobacter sp. UWH4 genome harbors these coding sequences:
- a CDS encoding glycosyltransferase family 2 protein, translating into MISVCMATYNGGKFIREQLESILSQLSSDAEIVVADDGSTDDTLSVVASLGDSRIRVLPAEKHFGVIYNYERTLQASKGEIIFLADQDDVWLPGKVEKVLAALNDADLVTHDAWMLSPSGASDFTWTRTGKLSDIRTYRSGVVANWWKNSFTGCCMAFRRNVLDKALPFPKNLPMHDQWLGLVAEKYFKVSYVNEPLVEYRQHSSNATHIEKSPAGVLQKIKWRVDLLKAII; encoded by the coding sequence ATGATTTCAGTCTGCATGGCGACATACAACGGCGGCAAGTTTATCCGCGAACAGCTGGAAAGCATTCTTTCGCAGTTGTCGTCTGATGCCGAAATCGTCGTCGCCGATGATGGCTCGACAGACGATACGCTTTCTGTTGTGGCATCGCTCGGGGACTCTCGCATTCGTGTGTTGCCTGCTGAAAAACACTTTGGTGTTATCTACAATTATGAACGCACCCTGCAGGCATCCAAGGGAGAAATTATTTTCCTTGCAGACCAAGATGATGTTTGGCTTCCGGGAAAAGTGGAGAAAGTTCTTGCGGCGCTGAATGATGCCGACCTCGTGACTCACGATGCATGGATGCTCAGCCCTTCCGGTGCGTCAGATTTCACTTGGACTCGCACTGGAAAATTGAGTGATATTCGCACCTACAGGAGTGGGGTAGTTGCCAACTGGTGGAAGAATTCATTTACGGGATGCTGCATGGCGTTCCGTCGTAACGTCTTGGACAAGGCTCTTCCGTTCCCTAAGAATCTTCCGATGCATGACCAATGGTTAGGGCTTGTTGCCGAGAAATATTTCAAGGTCAGCTATGTCAATGAACCGTTGGTGGAATATCGCCAACATTCTTCCAATGCAACGCATATCGAAAAATCACCTGCAGGAGTTCTTCAAAAAATTAAGTGGCGAGTGGACTTGCTGAAAGCGATTATTTAG
- a CDS encoding glycosyltransferase family 2 protein — protein sequence MEYSVTNMFAQKMTENVYVKAFAQGEEMEQRELPPVVSVLLASYNHEKYVEAAVRSVLSQKGVAFELIVLDDGSKDKSPEILEKLAEEFKFRYIHRENKGVIATLNEMLELARGKYFCTFSSDDIMPPDRLKKQSDYLLSHPNAVACFGQVKPMSEDGIASENLDPAFLKSVPEISFDEFFLGLKPLHGCAEMFVTDVVRRLGGYDSRFFFEDYPLYLKVLYECGPQPVLPDVVCCHYREHGDNMHANHNRMYSEILRIVELYKDHKLYSQAVRNWKANWFSSLAYSQKGEALKRLPQLASFSSAFLKRLPKLFIPRSLLKR from the coding sequence ATGGAATACTCCGTAACGAACATGTTTGCACAGAAAATGACCGAAAATGTCTATGTGAAAGCTTTTGCCCAAGGTGAAGAGATGGAGCAACGGGAACTTCCGCCGGTCGTATCGGTGCTCCTGGCTAGCTACAATCATGAAAAGTACGTGGAAGCGGCGGTGCGTTCGGTCTTGTCGCAGAAGGGTGTTGCCTTTGAACTGATTGTCCTTGACGACGGTAGTAAAGATAAGTCTCCCGAAATACTTGAAAAACTCGCTGAAGAATTCAAGTTCCGCTACATTCATCGCGAAAACAAGGGCGTCATCGCGACCTTGAACGAAATGCTTGAGTTGGCTCGCGGAAAGTACTTCTGCACCTTTTCTTCCGACGATATCATGCCGCCGGACCGCTTAAAGAAACAGTCTGATTATCTGCTTTCGCATCCGAATGCGGTTGCCTGTTTTGGGCAGGTTAAGCCTATGAGCGAAGACGGAATTGCTTCGGAAAATTTGGACCCTGCGTTTTTGAAGTCTGTTCCTGAAATCAGCTTTGATGAATTCTTCTTGGGGCTGAAACCTTTGCACGGCTGCGCTGAAATGTTCGTGACCGATGTGGTGCGTCGCTTGGGCGGTTACGATTCGCGCTTCTTTTTTGAAGATTATCCGCTGTACCTGAAGGTGCTTTATGAGTGCGGCCCTCAGCCGGTGCTCCCTGATGTGGTGTGTTGCCATTACCGTGAGCACGGGGACAATATGCACGCCAATCACAATCGTATGTATTCCGAGATTTTGCGGATTGTAGAACTGTACAAGGATCATAAGCTTTACTCGCAGGCGGTTCGGAACTGGAAGGCGAACTGGTTCTCGTCGCTGGCCTATTCGCAAAAGGGCGAGGCGCTCAAACGATTGCCGCAACTAGCGTCGTTCAGTTCTGCATTCCTGAAGCGTTTGCCGAAATTGTTCATTCCGAGGTCTCTGTTAAAACGGTAG
- the purL gene encoding phosphoribosylformylglycinamidine synthase codes for MLILRGTPALSDFRLQKLSSDFKAAGLSVASVYAEFLHVVDLSANLTDAETETLKKVLHYGPAREPKALEGELFVVCPRPGTISPWSSKATDIAHICGLPAIKRIERAIAYYVKFEGAAPAGAREKISAKIHDRMTQAVFADTASLEVLFSKEEPRPLNVIPVLDQGRDALVKADKEMGLALSPDEIDYLVKNFTELKRNPTDVELYMFAQANSEHCRHKVFGAEWTIDGVKQDKSLFQMIKNTYQLHNSNIFSAYKDNAAVMKGAVAGRYYADPRNNKYDFHNEEVDILMKVETHNHPTAISPFPGAATGSGGEIRDEGATGKGSKPKAGLTGFSVSNLKLPGAVQPWEKDFGSPSRIASALDIMIEGPLGGAAFNNEYGRPNILGYFRTFEQEVDAQNGKEVRGYHKPIMLAGGLGNIKHEHIEKGHIDPGDHLIVLGGPAMLIGLGGGAASSVANGAGNESLDFASVQRENPEMERRCQEVIDRCWAMDEENPITFIHDVGAGGLSNAFPELVNDGGLGGKFELRNVPNDEPGMSPFEIWSNESQERYVIAIAGDKLDVFDAICKRERCPYAVVGEAIPEKHLTLTDKYFGTTPIDMPLGVLLGKPPRMIRNEKSQKRPLNSTVVPADATIKDVAHRVLANPTVADKTFLISIGDRSVTGMICRDQMVGPWQVPVADCAVTSATLDTYEGEVMSMGERAPVALISPAAAARMTVAESLTNMAAACVPDMGRVNLSANWMATPNYEGDGADLYEAVKSIGMELCPELGITIPVGKDSMSMSTVWQDDKGSHRVTAPISLVISAFAPCADVRKTLTPQLLQKKDTTLVLVDLARGKNRMGASIAAQVYNNLGDKAPDVDSAKELRAFFENIQKLNAAGKIMAYHDKSDGGLYTTLAEMAFAGHVGVTVKADALKGNLIDALFNEELGAVLQVKNADLAAVRDAFAAAGLGDTVSEIATLNDTYNLVIGDYAEGLSDLRAIWSDTTRRIAALRDNPDCAESEYKLKLEQDNPGITPKVTFDVAASAKIVKDFASRPKMAILREQGVNGELEMAAAFQKAGFESIDVHMTDILEGRVSLKDFNGLAACGGFSYGDVLGAGEGWAKSILFNPKARAEFEAYFNRKDTFTLGVCNGCQMVSNLKDLIPGAKHWPRFVQNLSERFEARFCTLKVEDTPAVLLKGMAGSVLPIAVAHGEGRAEFASRVAAEECLKTGLVALRYVDGKHEYTERYPLNPNGSPFGINGLCSEDGRALVMMPHPERVFRTCQYSWHPAEWGEDGPWMQLFRNGRIFVG; via the coding sequence ATGCTCATTCTTCGTGGTACGCCGGCTTTGTCGGATTTCCGTCTCCAGAAACTTTCTTCCGATTTCAAGGCTGCGGGGCTCTCTGTCGCTTCCGTCTATGCCGAATTCCTGCACGTGGTGGATCTGTCCGCCAACTTGACCGATGCGGAAACCGAAACCTTGAAGAAGGTGCTGCACTACGGTCCGGCCCGCGAACCCAAGGCTCTCGAAGGCGAACTCTTTGTGGTGTGCCCGCGTCCGGGTACTATTAGCCCGTGGAGCTCGAAGGCTACCGATATCGCTCACATCTGCGGCCTCCCGGCCATCAAGCGCATCGAACGCGCTATTGCATACTATGTAAAGTTTGAAGGTGCTGCACCGGCTGGTGCCCGTGAAAAAATCTCCGCCAAGATTCACGACCGCATGACCCAGGCCGTGTTTGCCGACACCGCCTCCTTGGAAGTCCTCTTTAGCAAGGAAGAACCGCGTCCGCTGAACGTGATTCCGGTGCTCGACCAGGGTCGCGACGCCCTCGTGAAGGCTGACAAGGAAATGGGCCTCGCGCTCTCTCCGGATGAAATCGACTACTTGGTGAAGAACTTCACCGAACTCAAGCGCAACCCCACCGACGTGGAACTCTACATGTTCGCGCAGGCCAACTCGGAGCACTGCCGCCACAAGGTGTTCGGTGCCGAATGGACGATTGATGGTGTCAAGCAGGACAAGTCCCTGTTCCAGATGATCAAGAACACCTACCAGCTCCACAACTCCAATATCTTTAGCGCCTACAAGGACAACGCCGCCGTGATGAAGGGCGCTGTCGCTGGCCGCTACTATGCCGACCCGCGCAACAACAAGTATGACTTCCACAACGAAGAAGTCGACATCCTCATGAAGGTCGAAACCCACAACCACCCGACTGCCATTTCTCCGTTCCCGGGTGCCGCTACCGGTAGTGGTGGCGAAATCCGTGACGAAGGTGCCACGGGTAAGGGCAGTAAGCCGAAGGCCGGCCTCACGGGCTTCAGTGTTTCGAACTTGAAACTGCCGGGTGCAGTCCAACCTTGGGAAAAGGACTTTGGAAGCCCGTCCCGCATTGCGTCTGCCCTCGACATCATGATCGAAGGCCCGCTGGGTGGCGCTGCGTTCAACAACGAATACGGCCGTCCGAACATCCTCGGTTACTTCCGTACTTTCGAACAGGAAGTCGATGCCCAGAACGGCAAGGAAGTCCGCGGTTACCACAAGCCGATTATGCTGGCTGGTGGTCTCGGTAACATCAAGCATGAACATATCGAAAAGGGCCACATCGATCCGGGTGACCACCTGATCGTGCTCGGTGGTCCGGCCATGCTCATTGGTCTTGGTGGTGGTGCTGCTAGCTCTGTGGCTAACGGAGCCGGTAACGAATCTCTCGACTTTGCTTCTGTGCAGCGTGAAAACCCCGAAATGGAACGCCGCTGCCAGGAAGTCATCGACCGCTGCTGGGCGATGGACGAAGAAAACCCGATTACCTTTATTCACGACGTGGGTGCAGGTGGACTTTCTAACGCCTTCCCGGAACTGGTGAACGATGGCGGTCTCGGCGGTAAGTTTGAATTGCGTAACGTCCCCAACGACGAACCGGGTATGAGCCCGTTCGAAATCTGGAGTAACGAATCCCAGGAACGTTATGTGATCGCTATTGCTGGCGATAAGTTGGATGTGTTCGACGCTATCTGTAAGCGTGAACGCTGCCCGTATGCTGTGGTGGGCGAGGCAATCCCTGAAAAGCACTTGACTCTGACCGATAAGTACTTCGGTACGACTCCGATTGACATGCCGCTGGGTGTGCTCCTCGGTAAGCCGCCCCGCATGATCCGCAACGAAAAGAGCCAGAAGCGCCCGCTCAATTCCACGGTGGTTCCGGCCGATGCAACTATCAAGGACGTGGCTCACCGCGTGCTTGCAAACCCGACCGTCGCCGACAAGACGTTCCTCATTTCTATCGGTGACCGTTCCGTGACGGGTATGATTTGCCGCGACCAGATGGTTGGTCCGTGGCAGGTGCCGGTCGCTGACTGCGCCGTGACATCTGCAACTCTTGATACTTACGAAGGTGAAGTGATGAGCATGGGCGAACGCGCCCCGGTTGCCTTGATTTCTCCGGCGGCCGCTGCCCGCATGACGGTGGCTGAATCCCTCACGAATATGGCTGCCGCTTGCGTGCCTGATATGGGCCGCGTGAACTTGTCCGCAAACTGGATGGCCACGCCGAACTACGAAGGCGATGGTGCCGACTTGTACGAAGCCGTGAAGTCTATCGGTATGGAACTCTGCCCGGAACTTGGCATCACGATTCCGGTGGGTAAGGACTCCATGAGCATGAGCACCGTGTGGCAGGATGACAAGGGTAGCCACCGCGTGACCGCTCCGATTTCGCTCGTGATTAGTGCGTTTGCTCCGTGTGCTGACGTGCGCAAGACGCTCACGCCGCAACTCTTGCAGAAGAAGGATACGACCCTTGTGCTCGTGGATCTCGCTCGCGGTAAGAACCGCATGGGCGCCTCCATTGCCGCTCAGGTTTACAACAACCTCGGCGACAAGGCTCCGGATGTGGACAGCGCTAAGGAACTCCGCGCCTTCTTCGAAAACATCCAGAAGCTCAATGCGGCTGGCAAGATTATGGCCTACCACGACAAGAGCGATGGCGGCCTCTACACGACGCTCGCCGAAATGGCGTTCGCCGGCCACGTGGGTGTGACGGTGAAGGCCGATGCCCTCAAGGGTAATCTCATCGACGCCCTCTTCAACGAAGAACTCGGTGCCGTGCTCCAGGTGAAGAATGCCGACCTCGCGGCTGTGCGCGACGCATTTGCCGCCGCTGGCCTCGGCGACACTGTTTCTGAAATTGCAACGCTCAACGATACTTACAACCTGGTCATCGGCGACTACGCTGAAGGCCTCTCGGACCTCCGCGCCATCTGGAGCGACACGACCCGCCGCATCGCGGCCCTCCGCGATAACCCGGATTGTGCCGAAAGCGAATACAAACTCAAGCTGGAACAGGACAATCCGGGTATCACGCCGAAGGTCACCTTCGACGTGGCGGCGTCCGCCAAGATTGTGAAGGATTTCGCAAGCCGTCCGAAGATGGCGATCCTGCGCGAACAGGGCGTCAACGGCGAACTCGAAATGGCTGCCGCTTTCCAGAAGGCTGGTTTCGAATCCATCGACGTTCACATGACCGACATTCTCGAAGGTCGCGTAAGCCTCAAGGATTTCAACGGTCTCGCTGCTTGCGGTGGCTTCAGCTACGGTGACGTTCTCGGTGCCGGTGAAGGCTGGGCCAAGAGCATTCTCTTCAACCCGAAGGCCCGCGCCGAATTCGAAGCTTACTTCAACCGCAAGGATACCTTCACGCTCGGTGTTTGCAACGGCTGCCAGATGGTTTCTAACCTCAAGGATTTGATTCCGGGCGCCAAGCACTGGCCACGCTTTGTGCAAAACCTCTCCGAACGCTTCGAGGCTCGCTTCTGCACGCTCAAGGTCGAAGACACTCCGGCCGTGCTCCTCAAGGGTATGGCAGGCTCCGTGCTCCCGATTGCGGTTGCACACGGCGAAGGCCGCGCGGAGTTCGCTAGCCGGGTCGCCGCCGAGGAATGCTTAAAAACTGGTCTCGTGGCGCTGCGTTACGTGGACGGCAAGCACGAATACACCGAACGCTACCCGCTGAACCCCAACGGTTCTCCGTTTGGCATCAACGGCCTCTGCTCCGAAGACGGTCGCGCCCTTGTGATGATGCCGCACCCCGAACGCGTGTTCCGTACCTGCCAGTACTCCTGGCACCCGGCAGAATGGGGTGAAGACGGCCCGTGGATGCAGCTGTTCCGCAATGGCCGTATCTTTGTAGGCTAA
- a CDS encoding O-antigen translocase produces the protein MMPSDLKFAKLFAGSGVVTLFNALRAFAINKLLAIFLPPAAFACVGQFLNLMSIGSATSSLALQNGWTALTAQNKGNREKLLGIWRGGLRLTTFASLLTFVVALLFCFMAPLDSLLPGVPTRLAQAAILFALPGVFATNIITISAAVMNGLGENRKWALINIVTSVWQVLWVAFFLYTGRLSVLSIIATQSIVAAIFAIQISSRAGFSVKQIWKTALDTRGPWLSYALMGLVPMVLSPLVLTVMRMTVASNFGNDAAGIWQSVWKVSDFLFMAMSAVLTVIILPRVSSKMSRGDFFRMFHPLLFRIMGISLAMVAALYFGRSILVQVLFSQAYMGAVDYLPLQLVGDFFRAGGFALALVLIARTETKTFLAVEVCSELLLAVGTFVGIRFVEFNGPMASYAFENFVYFVVLYILVRRLKWNTP, from the coding sequence ATGATGCCCTCAGATTTGAAATTTGCGAAACTCTTTGCCGGCTCCGGTGTCGTCACGTTGTTCAATGCGCTTCGTGCGTTTGCGATTAACAAGTTGCTCGCTATATTCCTGCCGCCGGCGGCATTTGCTTGCGTGGGGCAGTTCTTGAATTTGATGAGCATCGGTTCGGCGACGTCTTCGCTGGCGTTACAGAACGGTTGGACTGCACTGACTGCCCAGAATAAGGGTAATCGCGAAAAGCTTCTTGGCATTTGGCGCGGCGGACTTCGCTTGACGACTTTTGCGAGCCTGTTGACCTTTGTCGTTGCACTTTTGTTCTGTTTTATGGCGCCTCTCGATTCGCTTTTGCCCGGAGTCCCGACGCGTCTTGCGCAGGCCGCCATTCTCTTTGCCTTGCCAGGTGTTTTCGCAACAAACATCATCACGATTTCTGCGGCGGTCATGAACGGCCTTGGCGAAAATCGCAAGTGGGCGTTGATTAATATCGTGACTTCGGTGTGGCAAGTGCTTTGGGTGGCTTTCTTCCTTTATACGGGGCGACTCTCGGTGCTTTCGATTATCGCGACCCAGTCTATCGTAGCCGCTATTTTTGCAATCCAGATTTCTAGCCGAGCCGGTTTTAGCGTCAAGCAGATTTGGAAAACGGCTCTTGATACGCGAGGCCCGTGGCTTTCTTATGCGCTCATGGGCCTTGTACCGATGGTTCTTTCGCCGCTGGTACTTACGGTGATGCGAATGACCGTTGCTTCTAATTTCGGAAACGACGCAGCGGGGATTTGGCAGAGTGTCTGGAAAGTTTCTGATTTTTTGTTCATGGCGATGTCAGCCGTTTTGACGGTCATTATCTTGCCGCGGGTTTCGTCCAAGATGAGCCGCGGGGACTTTTTCAGAATGTTCCATCCGTTGCTGTTCCGAATTATGGGAATCTCGCTCGCGATGGTTGCGGCTCTGTATTTTGGCCGCAGCATCTTGGTACAGGTGCTGTTTTCGCAGGCGTACATGGGTGCTGTCGATTACTTGCCTTTGCAACTCGTGGGGGATTTCTTTAGAGCCGGCGGTTTTGCGCTTGCGCTAGTGTTGATTGCCCGCACCGAAACGAAGACTTTTCTCGCTGTCGAAGTTTGTTCTGAATTGTTGCTTGCGGTAGGGACTTTTGTCGGCATAAGGTTTGTTGAATTTAACGGTCCGATGGCCTCTTATGCCTTCGAGAACTTCGTCTATTTCGTGGTGTTGTACATATTGGTGAGGAGGCTTAAATGGAATACTCCGTAA